The following nucleotide sequence is from Chromobacterium rhizoryzae.
GGCGAACACGGCGAAATAGATCTCGTCCAGGTAATACTTGTTTTCCAGGATCTTGTTCACCAGGCTGAACTTCTGCTTGATGGCGGCCGGAATCTGCGGCGCCTTCATGTAGAAGAACCAGGCGGTGGCCACGCCGGCCAAGGCCAGCCACAGCGGCAGCGTGCTCAAGGAATGCACGCCCATGGCGGCGGCGCCGTGGAACTCGCGGGCGATCTCTTCCATCGCCGGATGCAGTTCGTGGTTGACGGCAATCACACCCTTGAAGAAGTCGCCGTACAGCAGCGGCTCGATCGCGAAGTAACCGACCAGCACCGACGGAATCGCCAGCAGCACCAGCGGCAGGGTCACCACCCACGGGGACTCGTGCGGCTTGTCGTTCGGACCCAGACCATGGTGATGGTCGTGATCGTCATGGCCGTGATCGTGATGATCGTCCTTCTTCTCCATCCAGCGTTCCTTGCCGTGGAAAACCAGGAAGTACATGCGGAAGGAGTAGAAGGCGGTGACGAACACGCCGGCGATCACCGCGAAGTAGGCGAAACCGGCCGCGGACAGATTGGACGCGTGCACCGCCTCGATGATGGAGTCCTTGGAGTAGAAGCCGGAGAAGAACGGCGTGCCGATCAAGGCCAGCGAACCCAAGAGCGAAGTCAGCCAGGTGATGGGCATGTACTTGCGCAGGCCGCCCATATTGCGCATGTCCTGATCGTGATGCATGCCGATGATCACCGAGCCCGCCGCCAGGAACAGCAGCGCCTTGAAGAAGGCGTGGGTCATCACATGGAACATCGCCACCGAGTAGGCCGAGGCGCCCAGCGCCACGGTCATATAGCCCAGCTGCGACAGCGTGGAGTAAGCCACCACGCGCTTGATGTCGTTCTGGACCACGCCGAGGAAGCCCATGAACAGCGCGGTGATGGAACCGGCGACCATGATCACGTTCAGCGCGGTGTCGGACAGTTCGAACAGCGGGCTCATACGCGACACCATGAAGATGCCGGCGGTCACCATCGTGGCCGCGTGGATCAGCGCCGAAATCGGCGTCGGGCCTTCCATCGAGTCCGGCAGCCAGACGTGCAGCGGGAACTGCGCCGATTTGCCCATCGCGCCGATGAACAGCAGGATGCAGGTCACGCTCAGCAGCGACCATTCGGTGCCCGGAATCAGGCTGATGGTCTTGTTCGCCAGCGCCGGAGCGGCGGCGAACACATCGCTGTAGTTCAGCGAGCCGCCGAAGTAGGCCAGCACCAGGCCGATGCCCAGCAGAAAGCCGAAGTCGCCGACGCGGTTGACCAGGAAAGCCTTCAGGTTGGCGTAGATCGCGGTCGGACGCTTGAACCAGAAGCCGATCAGCAGATAGGACACCAGGCCCACCGCTTCCCAACCGAAGAACAGCTGGATGAAGTTGTTGCTCATCACCAGCATCAGCATCGAGAAGGTAAACAGCGAGATATAGCTGAAGAAACGCTGATAGCCCGGGTCTTCCTGCATGTAGCCGATGGTGTAAATGTGCACCATCAGCGACACGCTGGTCACCACCACCAGCATCATCGCGGTCAGCGAATCCACCAGGAAGCCTACGGAGAATTCGTAGCCTCCCACCGTCAGCCAGGTGTAAACCGGACCGTTGAACACTTCAGCCTGCCCGGTCAGGAAGGCGTGAAGCACCTTGAGCGACAGCGCGGCGGACAGCGCCACGCCGGCTATCGTCACGACGTGCGAAGCGCGCCGGCCGATGGCCCATCCAAATAGGCCTGCAATGATGGAACCCGCCAGCGGGGCGAGTGCAATCAGCAGGTATAAGCTCTTCATATCCATGCTTGTGTGCTTTGTGTAGGTTCCGGTTTGCCTTAGCCTTTGAGGCTGCCCAAGTCTTCAACGTTGATGGTGCGCAGATTGCGGAACAGCACCACCAGGATGGCGAGACCGATCGCGGCTTCGGCCGCGGCCACCGTCAGGATGAAGAATACGAAGATCTGGCCCGCCGTATCCGACAGGTAATGCGAGAACGCGATGAAATTGAAGTTCACCGCGAGCAGCATCAGCTCGATGGCCATCAGCAGCACGATCAGATTTTTCCGGTTCAGGAAAACGCCCAGCACGCCGATGGCAAACAGGATTGCGGCCAGCACCAGGAAGTGAGTCAGTGTCAGCACATTTCCTCCCTTATGTTGATTGGCCGTCAGGCCTGTTGCTTACCGGATTCGGCCTCGGAGGCCTCCTCCACCGTGGATTCTTCAGCAGGCTGTTCGGCCTGCATCTTCACCAGACGCACGCGGTCGTTGCGCTTGACCTTGACCTGCAGCGCCGGATCGATAGCTTTGGTGTCCTTGCGGCTGCGCATGGTCAGACCGATGGCGGCCACCATGGCCAGCAGCAGCACCACCGCCGCCACTTCGAAAGGCAGCAGATAGGTGGTGTACAGCTGGCGACCCAGCACTTTGACGTTGCTGAAGTCCGCCGCCAGCGGCGCGGCCGCCTGGTAGGCGTCCAGCCGCGCGCTGGGGCTGGCCAGAATCATCGCCATTTCAAACACCATGATGATGCCGACGGCGGCGGCGACCGGAAGATTCCTCCAGAAGCCCTCGCGCAGTTTCTCGATGTTGATGTCCAGCATCATCACCACGAACAGGAACAGCACCATCACCGCGCCCACATACACCACCACCAGGGTGATGGCCAGGAACTCGGCTTCCATCAGCAGCCACAGGCCGGCGCTGTTGAAGAAGGCCAGCACCAGGAACAAGGCCGCGTGAATCGGGTTCTTGGCCGTCACCACGCGGATGCCCGCGAACACCAGGATGGCGGACAGAACATAGAAGACAAACAGTGTGAAGTTCATGACCCCCCCTTAGCGATACTTGGCGTCGGCCGCCTTGTTGGCGGCGATCTCGGCCTCGTACTTGTCGCCGATCGCCAGCAACATCGGCTTGGTGTAGTACAAGTCGCCACGTTTTTCGCCGTGGTATTCGAAGATGTGGGTTTCCACGATGGCGTCCACCGGACAGGCTTCCTCGCAGAAGCCGCAGAAAATGCACTTGGTCAGATCGATGTCGTAGCGCGTGGTGCGGCGGGTGCCGTCGTCGCGCTGCTCGGACTCGATGCTGATCGCCATCGCCGGGCACACCGCCTCGCACAGTTTGCAGGCGATGCAGCGCTCTTCGCCGTTAGCGTAGCGGCGCTGCGCGTGCAGACCGCGGAAGCGCGGCGAAATCGGCGTCTTCTCTTCAGGGAACTGGACCGTGATCTTGCGGGCGAAGAAGTAGCGGCCAGTGACCATCAGGCCCTTGACCAGCTCCACCAGCAGGAAGGTCTTGAAAAAGTTTCGGATCGAATTCATCTTTTCACCTATCCCCGTCTCAGTGCCACAAGGACAGCGGGGTCATCATCCAGACGCCCACCACCAGGATCCACACCAGGGTCACCGGGATGAACACCTTCCAGCCCAGACGCATGATCTGGTCGTAGCGATAACGCGGGAAGGTGGCGCGGAACCACAGGAAGCAGAACAGCACCATGGCCACTTTAAGCGCCAGCCAGAAGAAGCCGCCCGCGCCCAGAATGCCCCAGGACGCAGGGAACGGCGACAGCCAGCCGCCGAGGAACAGCAGCGCGGTCAGCGCGGCGACCAGGATCATGTTGGCGTATTCGGCCAGGAAGAAGATGGCGAAGGCCATGCCCGAGTACTCGACGTGGAAACCGGCGACGATCTCGGATTCGCCCTCGGCCACGTCGAACGGCGCGCGGTTGGTTTCGGCCACGCCGGAAATCAGGTAGACCACGAACAGCGGGAACAGCGGCAGCCAGTTCCACGACAACACGGAACCGCCGGCCATGCCCTGCCCTTGCTGCTGGACGATCTCCACCAGGTTCAGGCTGCTGGACACCATCAGCACGCCGATCAGCGCGAAGCCCATCGCCAGTTCGTAGGACACGATCTGGGCGGCGGAACGCATGGCGCCGAGGAAGGAGTACTTGGAGTTGCCCGCCCAGCCGGCGATGATCACGCCGTACACGCCCATCGAGGTCAGCGCCAGGATGTAGAGCAGCGAGGCGTTGACGTTGGCCAGCACCAGCTTGTCGGTGAAGGGAATCACCGCCCAGGCCGCCAGCGCCGGAGCGATGGACAGCACCGGGGCCAGCAGGAACAGGCCCTTGCTGGAGTTGGTGGGCAGGATGATTTCCTTCATCAGCAGCTTGACCGCGTCGGCGATCGGCTGCAGCAGGCCCAGCGGGCCTACCCGGTTGGGGCCGATGCGGATCTGCATGAAGCCGATGACCTTGCGCTCGGCATAGGTCAGGTAGGCGACGCACAGCAGCATCGGCAATACGATGGCGATGATCTTCAACAGGGTCCAAACCACGAGCCCCGCGTCAGTGCCAAGAATACCTTGCAAGAACTCCATGCTTTACCCCTGGGTGATCTCGATAGCGTCGAACATGCCGCCCAGCGCCAGCGTGGCCGCGTGAGCGGTGGCGATGCGGACCGTATCCTGCGGCAGGCTGTCGTCGGCGACGATGCGCACGCGCGCCTGGCCGGAACCCTGGCTCAGCAATGCGGTGCTGTCGACGGCGATGCCCAGCTTCTGCAGCAGGCCGCTGTGGGCGGAAGCCACCGGCTCGGCCGCGTCGCGGGTCTGTTGCAGCGACTCGGCGCGGCGGCAGACGGCGTCGGCCTGGTACAGCGGCACTTCGCCGATGCGCGCCACGCCGGCGGCCGCAGAGGCCGCGACGTTCAGCTGGCTCAGCGCATTGTTCAGGCGCGCGGCGATGTCGCCCTTGGCCAGCAGCTCGGCGCGCACTTCCTCGGCGCTGTTGAAGTCGAAGCCGGACAGATTCAGCATATTGCCCAGTACGCGCAGCACTTTCCAGGCCGGGCGGGCTTCGCCCAGCGGACGCACCACGCCGTTGAAGCTCTGCAGCTTGCCTTCCATATTGACGAAGGAGCCGGCGGTCTCGGAGAACGGCGCGATCGGCAGCAGCACGTCGGCGTAATCCAGCAGGCCCTGGCCCTTGAACGCGGTCAGCGCGATCACGGTGGCGGCCTGCTTCATCGCGGCGACGGCGGCTTGCGGGTTGTAGCTGTCGAACTCGACTTCGGTGTTCAGCAGCACGTAAGCCTTCTTCGGCTGGGCGATCATCGCGGCGGCGTTGGCGCCCGCGCCTTGCGGCAGCGCGCCCGCCAGTTCAGCGCCCACGCTGTTGGCGGCCTCGGACAGCACGCCGAAGCGGGCACCGCTCAGGCGAGCGATCTCCTGCGCCACGGCCAGCAGTTGGCTGAACGCCGGATGGTGTTGCGCCACGTTGCCCAGCACCACGGCGGCGGTTTCCGCGCCGCTCAGGCTCTCGGCGATACGGCGCGCCTCGGCGGACACTTGCACCGCGGACAGATCGACGGCGGTTTCGCCGCCCTTGATCTCGGCCACGGCCTTCAGCACCTGGGCGAAGCCGTTGACCAGCGCCAGCGGCGATACGATCAGCTTGGCGTTGATCTTGATCAGCAGCTCGTCGTCGGCGACATGGATAATGTTAAGCTCGCTGCCTTTCTTGGCCGCGGTGCGCAGACGCGAGGTCAGCAGCGGCTGTTCCTTGCGCAGCGTGGAGCCGACCACCAGCACCGACTTGGCCGCGACCAGATCGGCAATGCCGGAACCCAGCCACTCGGCGCCCTGCTTGGCCGCGTCGGCGGCGAAGTCGCTGCGGCGCAGACGGTAATCAATGCTTTCCACGCCGAAGGCGCGCGCCAGCTTTTGCGCCAGATGCAGTTCTTCGGTGGTGGAGTGCGGGCTGGTCAGGAAGCCGATGGCGTCCTTGCCGTGATCGGCGGACACGCCGTTCAAGCCCTTCACCACGTAATTCAACGCGGTTTCCCAGTCGGTCTCGTGCCACTGGCCGTCGAACTTGATCATCGGCTGCTTCAGACGCTCGGCCGAGTTCAAGCCCTCGTAGGAGAAGCGGTCGCGGTCGGCGATCCAGCACTCGTTGATGGCCTCGTTTTCCAGCGGCAGCACGCGCATCACTTCATTGCTCTTGACCTGAACGATCAGGTTGGAGCCCAGGCCGTCGTGCGGGCTGACCGATTTGCGGCGCGACAGCTCCCAGGCGCGGGTGCTGTAGCGGAACGGCTTGGAGGTCAGCGCG
It contains:
- the nuoL gene encoding NADH-quinone oxidoreductase subunit L, with amino-acid sequence MDMKSLYLLIALAPLAGSIIAGLFGWAIGRRASHVVTIAGVALSAALSLKVLHAFLTGQAEVFNGPVYTWLTVGGYEFSVGFLVDSLTAMMLVVVTSVSLMVHIYTIGYMQEDPGYQRFFSYISLFTFSMLMLVMSNNFIQLFFGWEAVGLVSYLLIGFWFKRPTAIYANLKAFLVNRVGDFGFLLGIGLVLAYFGGSLNYSDVFAAAPALANKTISLIPGTEWSLLSVTCILLFIGAMGKSAQFPLHVWLPDSMEGPTPISALIHAATMVTAGIFMVSRMSPLFELSDTALNVIMVAGSITALFMGFLGVVQNDIKRVVAYSTLSQLGYMTVALGASAYSVAMFHVMTHAFFKALLFLAAGSVIIGMHHDQDMRNMGGLRKYMPITWLTSLLGSLALIGTPFFSGFYSKDSIIEAVHASNLSAAGFAYFAVIAGVFVTAFYSFRMYFLVFHGKERWMEKKDDHHDHGHDDHDHHHGLGPNDKPHESPWVVTLPLVLLAIPSVLVGYFAIEPLLYGDFFKGVIAVNHELHPAMEEIAREFHGAAAMGVHSLSTLPLWLALAGVATAWFFYMKAPQIPAAIKQKFSLVNKILENKYYLDEIYFAVFAKGSRALGTFFWKVGDMLLIDGLLVNGTAKLVATFSGFIRRAQTGFIYSYATAMIIGVLALMTMWFWQLIWR
- the nuoK gene encoding NADH-quinone oxidoreductase subunit NuoK, whose translation is MLTLTHFLVLAAILFAIGVLGVFLNRKNLIVLLMAIELMLLAVNFNFIAFSHYLSDTAGQIFVFFILTVAAAEAAIGLAILVVLFRNLRTINVEDLGSLKG
- a CDS encoding NADH-quinone oxidoreductase subunit J; its protein translation is MNFTLFVFYVLSAILVFAGIRVVTAKNPIHAALFLVLAFFNSAGLWLLMEAEFLAITLVVVYVGAVMVLFLFVVMMLDINIEKLREGFWRNLPVAAAVGIIMVFEMAMILASPSARLDAYQAAAPLAADFSNVKVLGRQLYTTYLLPFEVAAVVLLLAMVAAIGLTMRSRKDTKAIDPALQVKVKRNDRVRLVKMQAEQPAEESTVEEASEAESGKQQA
- the nuoI gene encoding NADH-quinone oxidoreductase subunit NuoI, with amino-acid sequence MRNFFKTFLLVELVKGLMVTGRYFFARKITVQFPEEKTPISPRFRGLHAQRRYANGEERCIACKLCEAVCPAMAISIESEQRDDGTRRTTRYDIDLTKCIFCGFCEEACPVDAIVETHIFEYHGEKRGDLYYTKPMLLAIGDKYEAEIAANKAADAKYR
- the nuoH gene encoding NADH-quinone oxidoreductase subunit NuoH, with the protein product MEFLQGILGTDAGLVVWTLLKIIAIVLPMLLCVAYLTYAERKVIGFMQIRIGPNRVGPLGLLQPIADAVKLLMKEIILPTNSSKGLFLLAPVLSIAPALAAWAVIPFTDKLVLANVNASLLYILALTSMGVYGVIIAGWAGNSKYSFLGAMRSAAQIVSYELAMGFALIGVLMVSSSLNLVEIVQQQGQGMAGGSVLSWNWLPLFPLFVVYLISGVAETNRAPFDVAEGESEIVAGFHVEYSGMAFAIFFLAEYANMILVAALTALLFLGGWLSPFPASWGILGAGGFFWLALKVAMVLFCFLWFRATFPRYRYDQIMRLGWKVFIPVTLVWILVVGVWMMTPLSLWH
- the nuoG gene encoding NADH-quinone oxidoreductase subunit NuoG, which codes for MLEIEIDGKKLTVPQGSTVMEAAHSVGTYIPHFCYHKKLSIAANCRMCLVEVEKAPKPLPACATPVTDGMKVHTHSDMAKKAQAGVMEFLLINHPLDCPICDQGGECQLQDLAVGYGNSSSRYQEEKRVVVGKDMGPLVSAEEMSRCIHCTRCVRFTEEVGGFQEIGMAHRGEFSEILPFLGKTVDSEISGNVIDLCPVGALTSKPFRYSTRAWELSRRKSVSPHDGLGSNLIVQVKSNEVMRVLPLENEAINECWIADRDRFSYEGLNSAERLKQPMIKFDGQWHETDWETALNYVVKGLNGVSADHGKDAIGFLTSPHSTTEELHLAQKLARAFGVESIDYRLRRSDFAADAAKQGAEWLGSGIADLVAAKSVLVVGSTLRKEQPLLTSRLRTAAKKGSELNIIHVADDELLIKINAKLIVSPLALVNGFAQVLKAVAEIKGGETAVDLSAVQVSAEARRIAESLSGAETAAVVLGNVAQHHPAFSQLLAVAQEIARLSGARFGVLSEAANSVGAELAGALPQGAGANAAAMIAQPKKAYVLLNTEVEFDSYNPQAAVAAMKQAATVIALTAFKGQGLLDYADVLLPIAPFSETAGSFVNMEGKLQSFNGVVRPLGEARPAWKVLRVLGNMLNLSGFDFNSAEEVRAELLAKGDIAARLNNALSQLNVAASAAAGVARIGEVPLYQADAVCRRAESLQQTRDAAEPVASAHSGLLQKLGIAVDSTALLSQGSGQARVRIVADDSLPQDTVRIATAHAATLALGGMFDAIEITQG